Proteins from a genomic interval of Gammaproteobacteria bacterium:
- the folE2 gene encoding GTP cyclohydrolase FolE2, whose translation MTGTCTPIADVQSSADTRQIPIDKVGIKNIRHPVRVKDKTSGEQHTIATFNMYVNLPHNFKGTHMSRFVEILNEHEREITVKSFKEMLKEMLERLEAQSGHIEMMFPYFVNKAAPVSGVTSLMDYDVTFIGEIKGDKPELLIKVVVPVTSLCPCSKKISDYGAHNQRSHVTVTVRTRDFVWIEELITLVETEASCELYGLLKRPDEKYVTERAYDNPKFVEDMVRDVAAKLNADERIVGYTVESENFESIHNHSAYGFISHNF comes from the coding sequence ATGACCGGCACCTGCACTCCCATCGCTGACGTTCAGAGCAGCGCTGACACCCGTCAGATTCCCATCGACAAAGTGGGCATCAAGAACATACGGCACCCAGTGCGGGTAAAAGACAAGACCAGTGGCGAGCAACACACCATCGCCACCTTCAACATGTACGTCAACTTGCCGCACAATTTCAAAGGCACGCACATGTCACGCTTCGTTGAAATTCTCAACGAGCACGAACGCGAAATTACCGTCAAGTCATTCAAGGAAATGCTCAAGGAAATGCTTGAGCGCCTGGAAGCGCAATCGGGCCACATCGAAATGATGTTCCCCTATTTCGTCAACAAGGCTGCGCCCGTGTCTGGCGTCACCAGCCTGATGGATTACGACGTCACCTTCATCGGCGAAATCAAGGGCGACAAACCCGAACTGCTGATCAAGGTCGTGGTACCTGTCACCAGTTTGTGTCCGTGTTCGAAAAAAATCTCTGACTACGGCGCGCACAACCAGCGCTCGCACGTCACGGTTACCGTGCGCACGCGTGATTTTGTCTGGATTGAAGAACTGATCACCCTGGTGGAAACCGAAGCCTCGTGCGAGCTCTACGGACTGCTCAAACGTCCCGACGAAAAATACGTCACCGAGCGCGCTTACGACAATCCCAAATTCGTCGAAGACATGGTGCGGGACGTGGCAGCCAAACTCAATGCCGACGAGCGCATTGTGGGCTACACGGTGGAATCGGAAAATTTCGAATCCATCCACAATCACTCAGCGTACGGATTCATCTCGCACAACTTCTGA
- a CDS encoding N-acetylglutaminylglutamine amidotransferase → MCGICGELRFDQQAASREHIDAMLHKLERRGPDAAGHHLRGPLALGHRRLAIIDLSERSNQPMVDQQLGLTLVFNGTIYNYKKLRSELRQKGYQFFSDGDTEVIIKAYHCWGEACVERLHGMFAFALWDEGRRTLFLARDRFGIKPLYFTQTQQFFRFASNIQALLAAGGVDTDIDPVALHHQLSLHAVIPAPRTILKGVHKLEPGTCMRIDGEGEITEHRYWQLNAQRPSENYSEQEWQERIHQALRDAVKKRSDVADVPVGVLLSGGLDSSLLVALLAEAGVKDIRTFSIGFEDIGDERGSEFEFSDQVVERYQTRHRKLHIPNDQVLKRLPEAVANMAEPMVGQDAVAFYLLAEQVSKEVKVVQSGQGADEVFAGYFWYPQMNEAQGSDLERFADRYFDRSHEEYLQTVTEKYHGTDYTSALIGKMLGQPGADTFIDKVLRLDVTTLIVDDPVKRVDNMTMAWGLEARVPFLDHQLVELAAQMPPELKLASGGKHVLKNIARGLIPDGVIDRPKGYFPMPALKYVRGEFLEFMREILLSETCQRRGLFQRAYVEKLLADPESHLTRIKGSKLWHLALLELWLQTNVQQS, encoded by the coding sequence ATGTGCGGAATTTGTGGTGAACTTCGTTTTGATCAGCAAGCAGCCAGTCGTGAACACATCGATGCGATGCTTCACAAACTGGAACGTCGTGGCCCGGATGCCGCTGGCCATCATTTGCGTGGTCCGCTAGCGCTGGGACATCGCCGTTTGGCGATTATTGATTTGTCGGAGCGCTCCAATCAACCGATGGTTGATCAACAGTTGGGATTGACGCTGGTGTTCAACGGCACAATTTACAACTACAAAAAATTGCGTTCCGAATTGCGGCAGAAGGGCTACCAATTTTTTTCCGATGGCGATACCGAAGTCATCATCAAAGCCTATCACTGCTGGGGCGAAGCGTGTGTGGAACGCTTGCACGGCATGTTTGCGTTTGCACTTTGGGATGAAGGACGCCGGACGCTGTTTTTGGCGCGGGATCGGTTTGGCATCAAGCCGCTGTATTTTACCCAGACGCAGCAATTTTTCCGTTTTGCTTCCAACATTCAGGCATTGCTGGCGGCAGGTGGTGTCGACACTGATATCGATCCGGTGGCATTGCATCACCAACTGAGTTTGCATGCGGTGATTCCTGCGCCGCGCACCATCCTCAAAGGCGTACACAAACTGGAACCCGGTACCTGCATGCGCATCGACGGCGAGGGCGAGATTACCGAGCATCGCTACTGGCAGTTGAACGCACAGCGTCCCAGCGAAAATTATTCCGAACAGGAGTGGCAGGAGCGCATTCATCAGGCATTGCGTGACGCGGTGAAAAAACGCAGTGACGTGGCAGACGTCCCTGTGGGTGTGTTGCTGTCTGGCGGTTTGGATTCCAGTTTGTTGGTCGCGTTGCTGGCGGAAGCTGGCGTAAAGGACATTCGTACTTTTTCCATCGGCTTTGAAGACATCGGCGATGAGCGCGGCAGCGAGTTTGAATTTTCTGATCAGGTGGTTGAGCGTTATCAGACGCGTCACCGTAAGCTGCATATTCCCAACGATCAGGTGCTAAAGCGTCTGCCTGAGGCGGTGGCCAACATGGCTGAGCCCATGGTGGGACAGGATGCGGTGGCGTTTTATCTGCTGGCCGAGCAGGTGTCCAAAGAAGTGAAAGTGGTGCAAAGCGGCCAGGGTGCCGACGAGGTGTTTGCCGGTTATTTCTGGTACCCGCAAATGAACGAGGCTCAGGGCAGTGATCTGGAGCGTTTTGCCGACCGTTATTTTGATCGCAGCCACGAGGAATATCTGCAAACCGTGACTGAAAAATATCACGGCACAGATTACACCAGCGCGTTGATTGGCAAAATGTTGGGCCAGCCTGGAGCAGATACTTTTATCGACAAAGTATTGCGCCTGGATGTGACAACGCTGATTGTCGATGATCCGGTAAAACGCGTAGACAACATGACCATGGCCTGGGGCCTGGAAGCTCGCGTGCCGTTTTTGGATCATCAGTTGGTGGAACTGGCGGCGCAAATGCCACCGGAGCTGAAGCTGGCCTCGGGCGGCAAGCACGTGTTGAAAAATATTGCGCGCGGTTTGATTCCCGATGGCGTGATTGATCGTCCCAAGGGCTATTTCCCCATGCCGGCGTTGAAATATGTGCGCGGCGAATTTCTCGAATTTATGCGCGAGATTTTATTGTCGGAGACGTGTCAGCGGCGCGGATTATTTCAGCGTGCCTATGTGGAAAAATTACTCGCCGATCCAGAGTCGCATCTGACGCGCATCAAAGGCAGCAAGCTGTGGCACTTGGCGCTGTTGGAATTGTGGCTGCAAACCAATGTGCAACAAAGCTGA
- a CDS encoding exodeoxyribonuclease VII small subunit, protein MAKKKKEDALRFEDALSELETIVRTMEQGDLSLEDSLEAFEKGIQLTRQCQQALQDAEQKVQILMEKNGTLEPQAFQGKNDE, encoded by the coding sequence GTGGCCAAGAAGAAGAAAGAGGATGCACTTCGTTTCGAGGACGCACTGAGCGAACTGGAAACCATCGTCCGCACCATGGAACAAGGCGATCTCAGCCTGGAAGACAGCCTGGAGGCCTTCGAAAAAGGCATTCAGCTGACACGACAGTGCCAACAGGCCCTGCAAGACGCCGAACAAAAAGTGCAAATCCTGATGGAAAAAAATGGCACGCTGGAACCCCAAGCCTTCCAAGGTAAAAACGACGAATGA
- the dxs gene encoding 1-deoxy-D-xylulose-5-phosphate synthase, with protein sequence MVDPASYPLLFSIDGPEELRQLPESDLPKLASELRGFLLESVGETGGHLSSGLGVLELTIALHYVYNTPEDRLVWDVGHQSYPHKILTGRRDQMHTLRQRNGIAGFPKRCESEYDTFGVGHSSTSISAALGMALAAKQQNAGRHVAAIIGDGAMTAGMAFEALNHAGDLDANLLVILNDNEMSISPNVGGLSNYLAKILSGKLYTQARETGKKVFKSMPGVAELARRAEEHVKGMVIPGTLFEELGFNYIGPIDGHDFDALLSTLRNMRDFSGPQFLHVVTKKGKGHAPSEADPCTYHAVAALSTETGQRIAPKASGPSYTQVFGQWLCDMAAEDNRLIGITPAMCEGSGMVEFSQQFANRYYDVSIAEQHAVTLAAGLACEGLKPVVAIYSTFLQRAYDQLVHDVALQNLPVVFAIDRAGLVGPDGPTHAGSFDLSFMRCIPNMLIMAPADENECRQMLYTGFQFDGPSAIRYPRGKGPGVSVQSTMRALPLGKGEIRRQGQRVAILSFGALLHEALAAGEQLDATVANMRFVKPLDEELILDLATRHDLLITLEDNAIAGGAGSAVTEYLSLMEHVPRCIHLGLPDIFVDHGSREQLLAECGLDSRGIIRAAEEVLAHFSSVGLPIGANSK encoded by the coding sequence ATGGTCGACCCAGCTTCTTATCCATTGCTGTTTTCCATTGACGGACCGGAAGAGCTCAGGCAGCTACCGGAGTCTGACCTGCCCAAACTCGCCAGCGAATTGCGTGGTTTTCTGCTCGAATCCGTGGGTGAAACCGGTGGCCACCTCTCCTCCGGGCTGGGTGTGCTGGAACTGACCATCGCCCTGCACTACGTCTACAACACTCCGGAAGACCGGCTGGTGTGGGACGTGGGCCACCAAAGTTATCCGCACAAAATTCTCACCGGTCGCCGCGACCAGATGCACACCCTGCGTCAGCGCAACGGCATTGCCGGTTTTCCCAAGCGCTGTGAAAGCGAGTACGACACCTTTGGCGTCGGTCACTCCAGCACGTCCATCAGCGCGGCACTGGGCATGGCCCTGGCCGCCAAGCAGCAGAACGCCGGTCGCCACGTAGCCGCGATTATCGGCGATGGTGCCATGACTGCGGGTATGGCGTTTGAGGCACTGAATCACGCCGGCGATCTGGATGCCAACCTGCTGGTCATCCTCAACGACAACGAAATGTCGATTTCACCCAACGTCGGCGGCCTGTCCAATTACCTGGCCAAAATTCTCAGCGGCAAGCTCTACACCCAAGCCCGCGAAACCGGCAAAAAAGTATTCAAATCCATGCCAGGCGTGGCCGAACTGGCGCGTCGCGCCGAAGAGCACGTCAAAGGCATGGTGATTCCCGGCACCCTGTTCGAAGAGCTGGGTTTTAATTACATCGGCCCCATCGACGGTCACGATTTCGATGCCCTGCTGTCCACCCTGCGCAACATGCGTGACTTCAGCGGCCCGCAGTTCCTGCATGTGGTGACCAAAAAAGGCAAGGGCCACGCGCCCTCCGAAGCTGACCCCTGCACCTACCATGCGGTCGCCGCGCTCAGTACCGAAACCGGCCAGCGCATCGCACCCAAAGCCAGCGGTCCCAGCTACACCCAGGTGTTTGGCCAATGGCTGTGCGACATGGCCGCCGAGGATAATCGCCTGATCGGCATCACCCCGGCCATGTGCGAAGGCTCAGGCATGGTGGAATTTTCCCAGCAGTTTGCTAACCGCTACTACGATGTCAGCATCGCCGAACAACACGCGGTCACTCTGGCAGCAGGCTTAGCCTGTGAAGGTCTGAAGCCGGTAGTAGCCATTTACTCCACTTTCCTGCAGCGCGCCTATGACCAACTGGTTCACGACGTGGCACTGCAGAATCTGCCGGTGGTGTTCGCCATCGACCGCGCCGGCCTGGTTGGCCCGGATGGACCGACCCACGCCGGCAGTTTTGACCTCAGCTTCATGCGCTGCATCCCCAACATGCTGATCATGGCGCCAGCAGACGAAAACGAATGCCGGCAAATGCTGTATACCGGCTTCCAGTTCGACGGCCCCTCGGCCATCCGCTATCCACGCGGCAAAGGCCCTGGTGTCAGCGTGCAAAGCACCATGCGCGCCCTGCCCCTGGGCAAAGGCGAAATCCGTCGCCAGGGCCAGCGGGTTGCGATCCTGTCGTTTGGTGCACTGTTACACGAGGCACTGGCCGCCGGCGAGCAGCTGGACGCCACCGTGGCCAACATGCGCTTTGTCAAACCGTTGGATGAGGAGCTGATCCTGGATCTGGCCACCCGCCACGATCTGCTGATCACCCTGGAAGACAACGCCATTGCTGGCGGCGCGGGCAGCGCAGTCACCGAGTATCTGTCACTGATGGAACACGTCCCCCGCTGTATCCACCTGGGCCTGCCTGACATCTTCGTCGATCACGGCTCGCGCGAGCAACTGTTGGCCGAATGCGGCCTGGACAGTCGTGGTATAATCCGCGCCGCCGAAGAGGTTTTGGCACATTTTAGCTCTGTGGGACTACCCATAGGCGCAAACTCCAAGTAA
- a CDS encoding acetyltransferase: MAQFDVFNGDADGICSLLQLRLTRPCDSTLITGVKRDIKLLKKVRAVSGDKVTVLDVSLDKNRDDLDRLLHAGVEVAYFDHHYAGDIPDHMGLAANINTAPNIGTCYLVDRYLGGSQRAWAVVGSFGDNLDETANELANSLTLSAVQLSQLRELGRLLNYNGYGESIDDLHFPPDTLYRSALPYSNPLEFIADNSAFAQLQTGYKDDSANIGKLRAERETATTAVYCLPAEKWARRVSGIFANDLASANPQRAHAILTRNSQNSGFVVSVRAPLDHATGADELCRQFETGGGRKAAAGINLLPDSEFERFVDRFNQQYA, from the coding sequence ATGGCACAGTTTGATGTTTTTAACGGCGACGCCGACGGGATCTGTTCACTGCTGCAATTGCGCCTGACACGTCCCTGTGACAGTACACTGATCACTGGCGTCAAACGTGACATCAAACTGCTGAAAAAAGTGCGCGCTGTGTCCGGTGATAAAGTCACTGTGCTGGACGTTTCGCTGGATAAAAATCGCGACGACCTCGACCGCCTGCTGCATGCCGGCGTCGAGGTCGCTTATTTTGACCATCACTATGCCGGCGACATTCCCGATCACATGGGATTGGCCGCCAACATCAACACCGCTCCCAATATTGGCACCTGCTACCTGGTTGATCGCTATCTGGGAGGCAGTCAACGCGCCTGGGCCGTGGTCGGCAGTTTTGGTGACAACCTGGACGAGACCGCCAACGAATTAGCAAATTCGCTAACGCTCTCAGCAGTGCAATTGTCGCAGCTACGCGAATTAGGCCGACTGCTGAACTACAACGGTTATGGCGAAAGTATCGACGACCTGCACTTCCCGCCGGACACGCTGTACCGCAGCGCCCTGCCCTACAGCAATCCGCTGGAGTTCATCGCTGACAATTCTGCGTTTGCCCAGTTGCAGACCGGATACAAGGACGACAGCGCCAACATCGGCAAGCTACGCGCAGAACGGGAAACAGCAACCACTGCGGTTTACTGTCTGCCCGCAGAAAAATGGGCTCGCCGTGTCAGCGGCATTTTCGCCAACGATCTGGCCAGCGCCAATCCACAACGTGCCCATGCGATCCTGACCCGTAACAGCCAGAACAGCGGCTTTGTGGTCAGCGTGCGTGCACCGCTCGATCACGCCACAGGGGCCGACGAATTATGCCGCCAGTTTGAAACCGGTGGGGGACGCAAGGCTGCAGCCGGTATCAACCTGCTGCCAGATAGCGAATTCGAACGCTTCGTCGACCGTTTCAACCAGCAATATGCTTAA
- the queD gene encoding 6-carboxytetrahydropterin synthase QueD, with product MAARYTMKVVTDFAAAHYLRGYDGPCNRLHGHNWKIEVEATAISLDKVGMGIDFKDLKGHTKALLDKLDHYNLNDIPPFDKINPTAENLACFLFTELSKTVNDERVRISSITIWETERACVRYEEE from the coding sequence ATGGCAGCACGTTACACAATGAAAGTCGTGACCGACTTTGCCGCCGCTCATTACCTGCGTGGTTATGACGGCCCCTGCAATCGTTTGCACGGTCACAATTGGAAAATCGAGGTTGAGGCCACCGCCATCTCCCTGGATAAGGTTGGCATGGGCATCGATTTCAAAGACCTCAAGGGCCACACCAAGGCCCTGCTGGACAAACTCGACCATTACAATCTCAACGACATCCCACCGTTCGACAAGATCAATCCCACGGCAGAAAACCTGGCTTGCTTCCTTTTTACCGAGCTGAGCAAGACTGTCAACGACGAGCGCGTCCGTATCAGTTCGATTACCATCTGGGAAACCGAGCGTGCCTGCGTGCGATACGAGGAAGAATAA
- the grxD gene encoding Grx4 family monothiol glutaredoxin — protein MDVLERIRQQVESTPIVIYMKGSPQFPMCGFSSRAAAAIQSCGVEFGYVNVLEDPEIFANLPRFADWPTFPQVYVNGELIGGCDITLEMHQRGELKPMLEDAVKNAKSKDAAE, from the coding sequence ATGGACGTTTTAGAGCGTATTCGTCAACAGGTTGAGAGTACCCCCATCGTGATTTATATGAAGGGTTCTCCCCAGTTTCCTATGTGCGGCTTTTCCAGTCGCGCGGCTGCAGCCATTCAGTCCTGCGGCGTTGAGTTTGGTTATGTGAACGTGTTGGAAGATCCCGAGATTTTTGCGAATCTGCCGCGTTTTGCTGATTGGCCCACCTTTCCACAGGTCTATGTGAATGGTGAGTTGATCGGTGGTTGTGATATCACTCTGGAGATGCACCAGCGCGGTGAGTTGAAGCCCATGCTGGAAGATGCGGTGAAAAATGCCAAGAGCAAAGACGCTGCAGAGTAA
- a CDS encoding DNA mismatch repair protein MutS produces MNYDLAALEFDGIRRLLEGLAATPYGADAARGLESPPNVEVARQMQRAVSAARYLLESQRTLRIDSLANVRPSLRQVASPGGTLSAKALANLLQVMDAAAKLHRWVSDEPALYPGDARHLLADTALQSLLQTTVSASGALRDDASESLTALWHAQRSQSREVEKLLKAMMQRDDVRHCLRDESKVIWQGTRAMLAVKADKTEQIRGVRRGSHYGGRDALIEPLEAVALNNQLERTSQSIGVEQQKLLCEISAQVQQHIDALEKMLDAITWIDLAIAAAQLSIQTGSHAPELLDESCVELNQAYHPQLLLQFIQGVIPRPVPITLHLNGEQGLLLITGPNTGGKTVALKTLGLLVLMAQCGLHIPAEHDCRIGWYDAVMVDMGDRQSLYHQLSTFAGHVEAMKRILNLAGEHSLLLLDELGTGTDPDEGAALAMAILDELIARRCQGLVNTHLSPLKDYAAQQQYIQNAAMVFDPKTLSPTYELQIGASGVSLGLIIAERNGLPAGLVARARDYLKQIES; encoded by the coding sequence TTGAATTACGATCTGGCCGCGCTGGAGTTTGATGGCATTCGTCGATTGCTGGAAGGTTTGGCAGCAACGCCGTACGGTGCCGATGCCGCGCGCGGATTGGAGTCACCACCGAACGTTGAAGTTGCGCGGCAAATGCAGCGTGCGGTGAGCGCCGCGCGGTATCTGCTTGAAAGTCAGCGGACGCTGCGGATTGATTCACTGGCCAATGTGCGGCCTTCGCTGCGCCAGGTCGCCAGCCCCGGAGGAACCCTGAGCGCGAAAGCGCTGGCCAATTTGTTACAGGTGATGGACGCGGCGGCAAAGCTGCATCGGTGGGTGAGCGATGAACCTGCCCTGTATCCCGGTGATGCGCGACATCTGCTGGCGGATACAGCGTTGCAGTCGCTGTTGCAGACCACCGTGTCGGCATCGGGTGCGCTGCGCGATGATGCCTCGGAATCGTTGACGGCGCTGTGGCATGCGCAACGCAGTCAGAGTCGCGAAGTGGAAAAGCTGCTCAAGGCAATGATGCAGCGTGATGACGTTCGTCATTGTCTGCGTGACGAATCCAAGGTGATTTGGCAAGGTACGCGTGCAATGTTGGCAGTCAAGGCTGACAAGACAGAACAGATTCGCGGCGTGCGGCGTGGCAGTCATTATGGTGGTCGCGATGCGTTGATCGAACCGCTGGAAGCTGTGGCGCTGAACAACCAGTTGGAACGCACCAGCCAGAGCATTGGGGTTGAGCAACAAAAATTGTTGTGCGAAATCTCGGCGCAAGTTCAGCAGCACATTGACGCGCTGGAAAAAATGCTCGATGCCATTACCTGGATTGATTTGGCAATCGCCGCAGCGCAATTGAGCATTCAAACCGGCAGTCATGCGCCCGAGTTGCTGGACGAATCCTGCGTGGAACTCAATCAGGCTTATCACCCGCAGTTATTGCTGCAATTTATTCAGGGGGTCATTCCCCGGCCAGTGCCGATAACCTTGCATCTGAATGGCGAGCAGGGATTATTGCTGATCACGGGTCCAAACACCGGCGGAAAAACCGTGGCGCTGAAAACGCTGGGTTTGTTGGTATTGATGGCGCAATGCGGTTTACACATTCCGGCAGAACACGATTGTCGCATCGGCTGGTATGATGCGGTGATGGTCGACATGGGCGACCGGCAAAGTTTGTATCATCAGCTGTCGACTTTTGCCGGCCATGTGGAAGCGATGAAACGTATTTTGAATTTGGCCGGTGAGCATTCATTATTGCTGCTGGATGAGTTAGGAACGGGAACCGATCCCGACGAAGGTGCAGCATTGGCCATGGCGATTCTGGATGAACTGATTGCACGTCGGTGCCAGGGCTTGGTCAATACCCATCTTTCACCGCTGAAGGATTATGCCGCGCAGCAACAATACATCCAGAATGCGGCAATGGTGTTTGATCCAAAGACATTGTCACCGACCTACGAATTGCAAATCGGGGCCAGTGGCGTTTCGCTGGGGTTGATCATTGCCGAACGCAATGGTTTGCCGGCGGGCCTGGTGGCTCGCGCCCGCGATTATCTAAAACAAATTGAATCTTGA
- the ispA gene encoding (2E,6E)-farnesyl diphosphate synthase, with protein MSTDDFKTTLAAYKDRVESAMEHFLPPASQQPQRLHEAMRYSSQNGGKRVRPVLVYAAGSALGADLAQLDAPACAIEFIHAYSLVHDDLPAMDNDDLRRGKPTCHKAFDEATAILVGDALQTLAFDVLANDERVGDAATRLKLIAELANASGSVGMCGGQAIDLGSVGQKLTQAELENMHLHKTGALIRASVLMGAYVAKADAAVIDNLKTYARCVGLAFQVRDDILDVEADTETLGKTQGADIALNKPTYPALLGLDGAKKIALELHQQALDALSGLDRRADTLRAISAYIVQRGH; from the coding sequence ATGAGCACTGACGATTTCAAAACCACCCTGGCCGCCTACAAGGATCGCGTGGAAAGCGCCATGGAGCATTTTTTGCCCCCCGCCAGCCAGCAGCCACAACGCCTGCACGAGGCGATGCGTTACTCCAGCCAAAACGGCGGCAAGCGCGTGCGTCCGGTACTGGTCTACGCCGCTGGCAGCGCACTGGGCGCGGATCTGGCGCAGCTCGATGCTCCGGCCTGTGCCATTGAATTTATTCACGCCTATTCGCTGGTGCATGACGACCTGCCGGCGATGGACAACGACGATCTGCGTCGCGGCAAGCCGACTTGCCACAAAGCCTTTGACGAAGCCACAGCGATCCTGGTGGGCGACGCGCTGCAAACCCTGGCGTTCGATGTGCTGGCCAATGACGAGCGCGTCGGTGATGCCGCCACGCGACTGAAACTGATCGCCGAACTGGCCAATGCCAGCGGCTCGGTCGGCATGTGCGGCGGTCAGGCCATCGACCTGGGGTCCGTTGGCCAAAAACTGACTCAGGCCGAACTGGAAAACATGCATCTGCACAAAACCGGCGCACTGATTCGCGCCAGCGTACTAATGGGCGCTTACGTGGCCAAGGCGGATGCTGCCGTCATCGACAATCTGAAAACCTACGCCCGCTGTGTTGGTCTGGCGTTTCAGGTACGTGATGACATTCTGGATGTGGAAGCCGATACCGAGACCCTGGGCAAAACCCAGGGCGCTGATATTGCGCTGAACAAACCGACCTACCCGGCGCTGCTGGGTCTGGATGGGGCCAAGAAAATTGCCCTGGAACTACATCAGCAGGCACTTGATGCTCTGAGCGGACTGGACCGACGGGCAGATACCCTGCGCGCCATCTCGGCCTACATCGTGCAACGGGGCCACTAG